Proteins co-encoded in one Uloborus diversus isolate 005 chromosome 9, Udiv.v.3.1, whole genome shotgun sequence genomic window:
- the LOC129229622 gene encoding arrestin homolog produces MVATCRIYKKMSPNGKVTLYLPKREYVDHITSVDPIEGIVLLDDEYLKHRQVYGHVIAIFRYGREDDEVMGLKFVKELYLASEQIYPSPHETETNRRPNSRMQERLMNKLGANAYPFQIKLPNNAPHSVILQPASADTGQPCGVYYEIRITVGATQHDQGHKRSSVTMGIRKVQRAHLVGSRQPCSVIKKDFLLSPGHLELEVTLDRQVFCHGDPVAVNIAVRNYSNKTVKRIKVYGMQNVDICMFASGHCRTVIACMDTESGCPIGPGGTLHKIMEIYPTNLESKGTRGIALDAPVGDETVEIASSTILPEDQEKDPFGIIVSYSIKVKLILGALGGEVVAELPFVLMNPGAGAIKAVDENGQLLPGNKEVDLECTKPLNKKDA; encoded by the exons ATGGTGGCAACATGTCGGATTTACAAGAAAATGTCCCCCAATGGAAAG GTGACGTTATACTTACCCAAGAGAGAATACGTGGATCATATAACAAGCGTTGATCCTATTG aaGGGATTGTGCTTCTGGACGATGAGTACTTGAAGCATCGTCAAGTTTATGGTCATGTCATTGCAATATTTCGATATGGAAGAGAAGATGACGAGGTAATGGGACTGAAATTCGTAAAGGAGTTGTATTTGGCTTCTGAGCAGATTTACCCGTCGCCTCACGAAACAGAAACCAACAGACGTCCGAATTCCAGAATGCAAGAGCGACTGATGAACAAGCTGGGTGCGAATGCATATCCGTTTCAAATAAAG CTCCCAAACAACGCTCCCCATTCCGTCATCTTACAACCAGCGTCAGCTGATACCGGGCAACCTTGCGGAGTGTATTACGAAATAAGAATCACAGTTGGTGCAACACAGCACGATCAAGGTCATAAGAG GAGTTCTGTGACCATGGGCATCAGAAAAGTGCAGCGTGCCCACCTAGTTGGCAGCAGACAACCTTGCAGTGTGATCAAAAAGGATTTTCTGCTCAGTCCTGGACATTTAGAATTGGAAGTCACGTTAGATCGTCAAGTTTTCTGCCACGGAGATCCAGTAGCTGTAAATATTGCCGTTAGAAATTACTCTAATAAGACGGTGAAAAGGATTAAAGTGTACG GTATGCAGAATGTTGATATCTGTATGTTTGCAAGTGGACACTGCAGAACTGTAATAGCATGCATGGACACGGA ATCCGGTTGTCCTATTGGGCCAGGTGGTACCCTTCATAAAATAATGGAGATCTATCCAACGAATCTCGAATCGAAAGGAACACGAGGCATCGCCTTGGATGCTCCAGTCGGGGACGAAACTGTTGAAATAGCGTCTTCTACCAT acTTCCGGAAGATCAAGAGAAGGATCCCTTTGGAATCATTGTATCCTATTCCATCAAAGTGAAGTTGATTTTGGGAGCTTTAGGAGG GGAAGTTGTTGCCGAGTTGCCGTTTGTGCTGATGAATCCAGGTGCAGGAGCTATAAAAGCAGTGGATGAAAACGGACA